One part of the Sciurus carolinensis chromosome 6, mSciCar1.2, whole genome shotgun sequence genome encodes these proteins:
- the Irx1 gene encoding iroquois-class homeodomain protein IRX-1, with protein sequence MSFPQLGYPQYLSAAGPGAYGGERPGVLAAAAAAAAAASSGRPGAAELGAGAGAAAVTSVLGMYAAAGPYAGAPNYSAFLPYAADLSLFSQMGSQYELKDNPGVHPATFAAHTAPAYYPYGQFQYGDPGRPKNATRESTSTLKAWLNEHRKNPYPTKGEKIMLAIITKMTLTQVSTWFANARRRLKKENKVTWGARSKDQEDGALFGSDTEGDPEKAEDDEEIDLESIDIDKIDEHDGDQSNEDDEDKAEAPRAPAAPAALARDQGSPLAAADMLKPQDSPLGLAKEVPEPGSTRLLSPGAAAVGLQGAPHSKPKIWSLAETATSPDGAPKASPPPPAGHPGAHGPPTGAPLQHPAFLPSHGLYTCHIGKFSNWTNGAFLAQGSLLNMRSFLGVGTPHAAPHGPHLPAPPPPQPPVTVATGALHVDKASAHSSPALPERDLIPRPDSPAQPLKSPFQPVRENSLAPQEGTPRILAALPSA encoded by the exons ATGTCCTTCCCGCAGCTGGGCTACCCGCAGTACCTGAGCGCCGCGGGGCCGGGTGCCTACGGTGGCGAGCGTCCAGGGGTGCTGGCTGctgcggccgccgccgccgccgccgcctcgtCGGGCCGGCCGGGGGCGGCGGAGCTGGGAGCGGGAGCGGGCGCGGCCGCCGTCACCTCGGTGCTAGGCATGTACGCCGCGGCCGGACCTTACGCCGGCGCGCCCAACTACAGCGCCTTCCTGCCCTACGCCGCGGATCTCAGCCTCTTCTCGCAGATG GGCTCGCAGTACGAACTCAAGGACAACCCTGGGGTGCATCCCGCCACCTTCGCAGCCCACACAGCACCAGCCTATTACCCCTACGGCCAATTCCAATACGGGGATCCCGGGCGGCCCAAGAACGCCACGCGCGAGAGCACCAGCACGCTCAAGGCCTGGCTGAACGAGCACCGCAAGAACCCCTACCCCACCAAGGGCGAGAAGATCATGCTGGCCATCATCACCAAGATGACCCTCACGCAGGTCTCCACCTGGTTCGCCAACGCGCGCAGGCGCCTCAAGAAGGAGAACAAGGTTACATGGGGTGCGCGCAGCAAGGACCAGGAGGACGGTGCCCTCTTTGGCAGTGACACTGAGGGCGACCCCGAGAAAGCCGAGGACGACGAGGAGATAGACCTGGAGAGCATTGACATTGACAAGATCGACGAACATGACGGCGACCAGAGCAACGAGGACGACGAGGACAAGGCAGAGGCGCCTCGCGCGCCCGCTGCTCCTGCTGCTCTCGCCCGGGATCAGGGCTCGCCGCTAGCAGCTGCCGACATGCTCAAGCCTCAAGACTCGCCCTTGGGTCTGGCCAAGGAGGTCCCAGAACCTGGAAGTACTCGCCTGCTGAGCCCTGGCGCCGCGGCAGTCGGCCTGCAGGGCGCGCCGCACAGCAAGCCCAAGATCTGGTCACTGGCTGAGACAGCCACAAGCCCCGACGGCGCGCCCAAGGCGTCTCCGCCGCCGCCCGCGGGCCACCCGGGCGCCCACGGGCCTCCCACCGGCGCGCCGCTGCAACACCCCGCTTTTCTGCCTAGCCACGGACTGTACACCTGCCACATCGGCAAGTTCTCCAACTGGACCAACGGCGCGTTCCTAGCACAGGGCTCGCTGCTGAACATGCGCTCCTTCCTGGGCGTCGGGACGCCCCACGCCGCGCCCCATGGGCCGCACCTGCCAGCGCCACCACCGCCACAGCCGCCCGTCACTGTTGCCACCGGAGCACTCCACGTCGACAAGGCCTCGGCGCATAGCAGCCCTGCGCTCCCAG AGAGAGACCTCATTCCTAGGCCGGATTCGCCCGCACAACCGTTAAAATCGCCCTTCCAGCCGGTACGCGAAAA CTCGCTGGCCCCGCAGGAGGGAACGCCGCGGATCCTAGCAGCGCTCCCGTCCGCCTGA